A region of Deinococcus rubellus DNA encodes the following proteins:
- a CDS encoding DnaB helicase C-terminal domain-containing protein has product MSLPEFGFDPRNPGHLEKSLIGTALLDPEVLELPEVRALQPHHFVHYGGLWQLTREVHAAGNLGVVALAEHQHDPRWPVGMTLNDLISLDAYSLQPRELPAVARGVLSTYRATEAHRSAAVLARTLSEPEADALGAITSTHARLGELLAETPSSSTVSVADDLGTAIDRLLHPMHYRGITTGLPSFDAVLGGWQPRTLNILAARPSVGKSALVSQFAQSAALGDQRGPGRVLMFSLEDGALITRQRTLSRISGVDLRHDAAPMVGAEHRLKQAAGKLEAMRPHWMIDEESSLEGIVSACWREHAAAPLSLIIVDQLSHVRASAPRGQADNRTQLYGYITKTLKQDVAKRLGVPVLLVSQLSREVTKRGENRPDLPDLRDSGELEQDADTVTFIHRPDYYDPADSPGQAELIVRKNRNGPTKTVHLNANLRTFSFKENPR; this is encoded by the coding sequence ATGAGCCTGCCCGAGTTCGGTTTCGACCCGCGCAACCCCGGCCACCTGGAGAAGTCGCTGATCGGCACGGCCCTGCTGGACCCGGAAGTGCTGGAGCTGCCGGAAGTGCGCGCCCTCCAGCCGCATCACTTCGTCCACTACGGCGGTTTGTGGCAACTGACCCGCGAGGTTCACGCAGCGGGCAACCTGGGCGTTGTGGCCCTTGCCGAGCATCAGCATGATCCGCGCTGGCCAGTGGGCATGACCCTGAACGATCTCATCAGCCTGGACGCCTACAGCCTGCAACCCCGCGAGCTGCCCGCCGTGGCTCGTGGGGTTCTGAGCACTTACCGCGCCACAGAAGCCCATCGCAGCGCCGCCGTGCTGGCCCGCACGCTCAGCGAGCCGGAAGCGGACGCCCTGGGCGCGATCACGAGCACGCACGCCCGCCTGGGTGAGCTGCTGGCCGAGACGCCGAGCAGCAGCACCGTGAGCGTGGCCGACGATCTGGGCACCGCGATTGACCGGCTCCTGCACCCCATGCATTACCGGGGCATTACCACTGGCCTGCCGAGCTTCGATGCAGTGCTGGGCGGCTGGCAGCCCCGGACGCTGAACATCCTCGCTGCAAGGCCAAGCGTCGGTAAATCGGCGCTGGTCAGCCAGTTTGCCCAGAGTGCGGCGCTCGGCGATCAGCGCGGGCCGGGGCGGGTGCTGATGTTCAGCTTGGAGGACGGCGCGCTCATCACCCGCCAGCGCACCCTTAGCCGGATCAGCGGCGTGGACCTGCGCCACGACGCCGCGCCGATGGTGGGTGCTGAGCACCGTCTCAAGCAGGCCGCCGGGAAGCTCGAAGCCATGCGCCCCCACTGGATGATCGACGAGGAATCCAGTCTGGAGGGCATCGTCAGCGCCTGCTGGCGGGAGCACGCTGCCGCGCCGCTCAGCCTCATCATCGTCGACCAGCTCAGCCACGTCCGGGCCAGCGCTCCAAGAGGGCAAGCCGACAACCGCACCCAGCTCTACGGCTACATCACCAAGACGCTCAAGCAGGACGTGGCCAAGCGCTTAGGCGTGCCGGTGCTGCTGGTCAGCCAGCTCTCCCGTGAAGTGACGAAGCGCGGCGAGAACCGCCCCGATCTGCCTGACCTGCGAGACAGCGGCGAGCTGGAGCAGGACGCCGACACCGTGACATTCATTCACCGGCCCGACTACTACGACCCCGCAGACAGCCCCGGCCAGGCGGAATTGATCGTCAGGAAGAACCGCAACGGTCCGACGAAGACCGTGCATCTGAACGCCAATTTGCGGACGTTCAGCTTCAAGGAGAACCCGAGATGA
- a CDS encoding DUF1064 domain-containing protein has product MSRPFAHHKFSAVRTERDGISFPSKAEAARFDQLKLLEKAGDVVGFMRQPVFYLPGGTRYVADFLIFWSGGRVTAEDVKGMETEGFKIKFREVKAAYPWMEFELFKAGR; this is encoded by the coding sequence GTGAGCCGACCCTTCGCCCATCACAAGTTCAGTGCCGTTCGCACCGAGCGGGACGGGATAAGTTTTCCCAGCAAAGCCGAAGCCGCCCGCTTCGACCAGCTCAAGCTGCTGGAAAAGGCGGGCGATGTGGTGGGTTTCATGCGCCAGCCGGTGTTCTATCTGCCGGGCGGCACGCGCTACGTGGCGGACTTCCTGATCTTCTGGAGCGGGGGCCGGGTGACTGCCGAAGACGTGAAAGGCATGGAAACCGAAGGCTTCAAAATCAAGTTCCGAGAGGTCAAGGCCGCCTATCCCTGGATGGAGTTTGAGCTGTTCAAAGCTGGGCGCTAG
- a CDS encoding helix-turn-helix domain-containing protein → MDTPTRAVEKALAEVGMNRADLARKLKVTPQALSRVLKVEQVASQRSLWPEILNALGLEIVIQPKEGSK, encoded by the coding sequence ATGGATACTCCAACACGCGCCGTAGAAAAAGCACTTGCCGAGGTAGGAATGAACCGTGCAGACCTGGCCCGCAAATTGAAGGTGACTCCGCAAGCGCTTAGCCGGGTGCTTAAGGTTGAGCAGGTTGCCAGTCAGCGCAGCCTCTGGCCCGAGATTCTCAACGCCCTCGGCCTGGAGATCGTCATTCAGCCCAAAGAGGGCAGCAAGTGA
- a CDS encoding phage terminase large subunit family protein: MQMHAALDDPQTRRLVCLYGRRAGKTHGARFESIYQALQPPDQFGPPLVYVVSDTYAHAKALFMAAMVECTTKLAPLVDKVSLSELTLRFKTGAVIQAKSADNPASLAGDGVKFAIIDESGFVPNYAVEVLMPALSERRGQALAIGTPDYPNWYRDWFYAGQSGQEGQRSLQLPTSINPYFPSEELERLERTMPERLFRKYFLAEFVDDEGALFKRELLAARLILPAPEDPQADHSYVAGVDLGRAVDYTVVSILDSSVTPARQVKLARWRGETWERSVSRVAALLRQYNNARATVDATGLGDPVFELLRKEYDNATAFKFTAQSKPPLVEGLALALERGMVNLLADEAQRGEMAAFQAKSTATGVRYEAPSGLHDDIVIANALAVKSLLYQPPELFIPGTYSQSF, from the coding sequence ATGCAGATGCACGCCGCGCTTGATGACCCGCAAACCCGCCGCCTGGTTTGCCTGTATGGCCGCCGCGCCGGGAAGACCCACGGCGCACGCTTCGAGAGTATCTACCAGGCCTTGCAGCCGCCCGATCAGTTCGGCCCGCCGCTCGTCTACGTCGTCAGTGACACCTACGCCCACGCCAAAGCGCTGTTCATGGCGGCGATGGTGGAATGCACAACCAAGCTGGCCCCGCTGGTGGATAAGGTCAGCCTCTCGGAGCTGACGCTGCGCTTCAAGACTGGCGCGGTGATTCAGGCCAAGAGTGCCGACAACCCCGCGAGCCTGGCGGGCGACGGCGTGAAATTCGCCATCATCGACGAGTCGGGCTTCGTTCCGAACTACGCCGTCGAGGTGCTGATGCCTGCCCTCAGTGAACGGCGCGGACAGGCGCTGGCGATCGGGACGCCGGATTACCCCAACTGGTACCGGGACTGGTTTTACGCGGGTCAGAGTGGGCAGGAAGGCCAGCGCAGTCTGCAACTGCCCACCAGCATCAACCCGTATTTTCCGAGTGAAGAACTGGAGCGGCTGGAGCGCACCATGCCCGAACGCCTCTTCAGGAAGTACTTCTTGGCCGAGTTCGTGGATGACGAAGGCGCACTCTTCAAGCGCGAGCTGCTGGCGGCGCGCCTGATCCTGCCCGCCCCCGAAGACCCACAAGCGGACCACAGCTACGTCGCCGGGGTGGATCTGGGCCGGGCGGTGGATTACACCGTGGTCAGCATTCTGGACAGCAGCGTGACGCCTGCCCGCCAGGTGAAGCTGGCCCGCTGGCGCGGCGAGACGTGGGAGCGCAGCGTCAGCCGGGTGGCGGCACTGCTCAGGCAATACAACAACGCCCGCGCCACCGTGGACGCCACCGGCCTGGGCGATCCGGTGTTCGAACTGCTCCGCAAGGAATACGACAACGCCACTGCCTTCAAGTTCACTGCCCAGAGCAAACCGCCGTTGGTGGAAGGCCTGGCGCTGGCCCTGGAGCGCGGCATGGTGAACCTGCTCGCCGATGAAGCCCAGCGCGGCGAGATGGCTGCATTTCAGGCCAAAAGCACCGCCACGGGTGTGCGGTATGAAGCGCCCAGCGGTCTGCATGACGACATCGTGATTGCCAACGCGCTGGCCGTGAAGAGCCTGCTGTATCAGCCGCCTGAGCTGTTCATCCCCGGCACGTACTCCCAGTCCTTCTAG